One window of Paenibacillus sp. FSL K6-3182 genomic DNA carries:
- a CDS encoding contractile injection system protein, VgrG/Pvc8 family: protein MAAYSFEDLESKYGDFSAPEVDILIEGQLIKLSNMAVEWVDVEQTTDAQADIARFSISNGYIWSESRMQWVGTTIAVGKKVQIKLGYADKKSLVFDGIMTGYTIDYPSNGSPSIVVTAMDRSFLMMKTSHSKVWNQMKDSDVVRQIAGNYGLSVDLDDTGVTKKTIEQIGVSDYHFVRSLAMDNDRHFYVEASKLIFKKPKTSGAPLITLKYGKNLVQFTLTVDASSQTSQVKVRGYDVDKMQAIESVASSVTIIGTNTKSGPSVASMLSNQKMEVVYTQAASQDEAQSLAKAMLDRISRELVSGHGTSIGFPEMKPGELIKIEGLGSDKLNQLLRLTKVTHRLDATDGYMIYFETEGNAI from the coding sequence GTGGCTGCATACTCCTTTGAGGATTTGGAATCCAAATATGGTGATTTTAGCGCACCTGAGGTTGATATTTTAATAGAGGGTCAATTGATAAAGCTTTCGAACATGGCCGTAGAATGGGTTGATGTCGAGCAAACGACGGATGCACAGGCGGATATCGCCAGGTTTTCGATTTCTAATGGCTATATATGGAGCGAATCCCGCATGCAATGGGTAGGCACAACGATTGCGGTAGGCAAGAAGGTGCAAATCAAGCTTGGTTACGCAGATAAAAAATCGCTTGTATTTGATGGAATCATGACAGGTTATACCATTGATTATCCTTCAAACGGCAGCCCAAGCATTGTCGTAACGGCAATGGACCGCTCTTTTCTCATGATGAAGACGTCACACTCTAAGGTGTGGAACCAAATGAAGGACAGCGATGTCGTTCGGCAAATTGCCGGAAATTATGGTTTGTCTGTCGATTTGGACGATACGGGCGTCACCAAAAAAACGATTGAGCAAATCGGGGTGAGCGATTATCATTTTGTCCGCTCGCTCGCGATGGATAACGACAGGCATTTCTATGTAGAAGCATCCAAGCTTATTTTCAAAAAACCGAAAACATCAGGAGCGCCGCTTATTACGCTGAAATATGGGAAAAACCTCGTTCAGTTCACGCTGACGGTGGATGCTTCCAGCCAGACATCACAAGTTAAAGTTCGCGGCTATGACGTCGATAAGATGCAAGCGATAGAATCCGTTGCCAGCTCGGTTACGATTATTGGTACGAACACCAAAAGCGGCCCCAGTGTAGCAAGCATGCTCTCTAATCAAAAGATGGAGGTCGTATACACGCAGGCAGCATCGCAGGACGAGGCGCAATCGCTTGCGAAGGCGATGCTGGATCGTATTTCCCGCGAGCTCGTGAGCGGACATGGAACTTCGATTGGTTTTCCAGAGATGAAGCCAGGTGAATTAATCAAGATTGAGGGTCTCGGCAGCGACAAGCTAAATCAACTGCTGCGATTGACGAAGGTTACGCATAGACTCGACGCAACGGATGGCTACATGATTTATTTTGAGACGGAGGGGAATGCGATATGA
- a CDS encoding GPW/gp25 family protein gives MSASFLGKGWKFPVQVDATTGRIRMAEGEDDIEESIRIIIRTSKGERLMRPDFGCGLRDFVFGTTDETSLRLIASDVQEAIRIWEPRVKDVEVEVKSDRQNNGRVLMSVSYAVRSTNNLFNQVFPFYLEEGSK, from the coding sequence ATGTCGGCATCGTTTTTGGGGAAAGGATGGAAATTTCCCGTTCAGGTAGACGCAACAACCGGCCGTATTCGCATGGCGGAAGGCGAGGATGACATTGAAGAGTCTATCCGAATTATTATTCGAACGTCGAAGGGCGAACGATTAATGCGTCCTGATTTTGGCTGCGGCTTACGGGATTTTGTATTTGGCACAACGGATGAGACATCGCTTAGACTCATTGCCAGTGATGTGCAGGAAGCCATTCGAATTTGGGAGCCGAGAGTAAAGGACGTAGAGGTAGAGGTGAAGTCTGATCGGCAAAATAACGGCCGTGTGCTAATGAGCGTCTCCTATGCGGTAAGATCCACAAACAATCTTTTTAATCAGGTGTTTCCTTTCTATTTAGAGGAAGGAAGCAAATAA
- a CDS encoding phage baseplate assembly protein V yields the protein MSTMYPGFFDQHQRSMQSEQLSGVWNAIVTDNKDPDKLGRVKVKFPLREGELQTDWVRVATLMGGNDMGSLFLPEVNDEVLVAFLMGRLDQPIVIGSLWSKKQKPPAPNDKNDIRKIKTKTGHEITFDDTSSAGTVTIKTSKGHHITFADKDKTVTVETQDKQQSIKLDETGKKVTIKCGSASTIEMSAQGDVKVTGSKSVTVKGAQVKVEADAALTLQSNGMLEVKANGILSLKGAMVKIN from the coding sequence ATGAGCACGATGTATCCCGGTTTTTTTGACCAGCATCAGCGCTCCATGCAATCCGAGCAGCTGTCCGGAGTGTGGAATGCAATCGTTACCGACAACAAGGACCCGGATAAGCTTGGCCGCGTAAAGGTGAAGTTTCCACTGCGCGAAGGTGAGCTCCAGACTGATTGGGTACGCGTTGCCACTTTAATGGGTGGGAACGACATGGGCTCTCTCTTTTTGCCGGAGGTGAATGATGAGGTGCTTGTCGCCTTCTTAATGGGGCGGCTGGATCAGCCGATCGTCATTGGCTCTTTGTGGAGCAAGAAACAAAAGCCGCCTGCGCCGAACGACAAAAACGATATTCGCAAAATCAAGACGAAAACCGGGCATGAGATTACGTTTGATGATACGAGCAGCGCAGGCACGGTTACGATAAAAACGTCAAAAGGCCATCATATTACGTTTGCCGATAAGGATAAGACGGTTACGGTTGAAACGCAAGACAAGCAGCAATCGATCAAGCTGGATGAGACGGGAAAGAAGGTCACCATCAAATGTGGTTCAGCGTCTACGATTGAGATGAGCGCGCAAGGTGATGTAAAAGTGACGGGCTCAAAATCGGTTACCGTAAAAGGCGCTCAGGTGAAGGTGGAGGCGGATGCAGCGCTCACGCTTCAATCCAATGGCATGCTTGAGGTAAAGGCTAACGGCATTTTGTCGCTGAAGGGCGCGATGGTTAAGATCAATTGA
- a CDS encoding LysM peptidoglycan-binding domain-containing protein: MALSKAQFWIFRAKETEKVDVLFNPTDYEMESGNQYAEKEIAGLQTPLSQFTSGERTTLKLNLFFDTYEAGIDVRTYTSKIVGILDVDSDLHTPPTCKFIWGSLDFKGVITSITQKYTMFLETGVPVRASLTVDMLSSQTMKEQYQEIPRQSADRTKQKTVKQGDQLWSIAAEEYEDPGAWRHIAEANGIDNPRILLSGRSLTIPRLE, encoded by the coding sequence ATGGCATTAAGCAAAGCGCAGTTTTGGATCTTTCGAGCGAAAGAAACCGAGAAGGTAGACGTGCTTTTTAACCCGACTGATTATGAGATGGAATCCGGAAATCAATATGCGGAGAAGGAGATTGCGGGGCTGCAAACCCCGCTCTCCCAATTTACGAGCGGTGAGCGGACAACATTGAAACTGAATTTGTTTTTTGATACGTATGAAGCGGGCATTGACGTTCGTACCTATACTTCCAAAATCGTGGGCATTCTCGATGTTGACTCGGATTTGCACACGCCGCCGACCTGTAAATTCATTTGGGGCTCGCTTGATTTTAAAGGAGTTATTACGAGCATTACGCAGAAATACACGATGTTTCTGGAAACCGGCGTCCCAGTTAGGGCATCCTTAACAGTCGATATGCTGAGCTCGCAAACGATGAAGGAACAATACCAAGAAATACCGCGTCAATCTGCCGACCGTACGAAGCAAAAGACGGTCAAGCAAGGGGATCAGCTGTGGTCAATAGCGGCTGAGGAATATGAGGATCCGGGAGCATGGCGCCATATCGCCGAAGCGAATGGGATTGATAACCCCCGTATACTGTTATCCGGAAGAAGCTTGACGATTCCGAGATTGGAGTGA